GCCCTGCAGGGCGTCGATCGCCAGCAGCGCGTGGTTGGTGACGATGACGTCGGCGCGGCCGGCCTCGGCGCGGGCCTTCTCGGCGAAGCAGTCCGTGCCGATCGGGCAGCGCGAAGCGCCGAGACATTCCTTCGCCGTCACGGACACCTGGCGCCACGCCTGGTCGGTGACGCCGGGGACGAGCTCGTCGCGGTCGCCGGTTTCGGTGTCCGACGCCCACTCCCGCAGCCGCGTGACCTCCTTGCCGAGGCGCGACACCGCGAACGGATCGAAGAGCTGGGCGTCCTCCGGCTCGTCCGGCGCGCCGGAGTCCAGGCGGTGCAGGCACATGTAGTTGCGGCGGCCCTTGAGGATCGCGAAGGTCGGTTCGCGGCCCAGCGGCTTCTTCAGCGCCTTCGCCAGGCGCGGGAGATCGCGGTCGACGAGCTGGCGCTGCAACGCGATCGTCGCCGTCGAGACCACGACGGTGGCTTCCTTCTCGACGGCGTGCCGGATCGCGGGAACGAGGTAGGCCAAGGACTTGCCGGTGCCGGTGCCGGCCTGCACGGCCAGGTGCTCGCCGGTGCGGATGGCGCGGCCGACGGCGTCCGCCATCTCGACCTGCCCCGGGCGCTCGGCACCTCCGACGGACTCCACCGCGTGGGTGAGGAGTTCGAGGACGCCGGGGAAGTCAGTTCGAGCGGGCACAGCGACACATTAGCCGCCGCCTCCGACAAAGAGCGGCGCTCCGTCGCGAACGGGCCACTCGCGTCGCGGGACCTCCCGTGCGGAAGGTCCCGCGGCGAGCACTCAGTCCTGATTACGGCCGGAGACCAGCTTCCAGGTCAGCGGCAGCAGGCCGGCGGCCACGACGATCTTGATCGCGTCCCCGACCAGGAACGGCGTCACGCCCTTGGCGAACGCCGTCGACAGGTCGAACCCGGTGGACGCCATCAGCCACGGCACGCCGAACGCGTAGATCACGACGTTGCCGAGCACCATGGTGCCCGCGGTGCGCACCGGCGTCCGGTCGCCGCCGCGGCCGGCGAGCGCGCCGACCAGCGCGCCGGCGAAGACGAACCCGACGATGTAGCCGGCGCTCGCGCCGGACAGGCCCGCGGTGCCGTGCTGGAACCACG
The window above is part of the Amycolatopsis camponoti genome. Proteins encoded here:
- a CDS encoding biotin transporter BioY, which translates into the protein MSSLSFAGKRPVLADLVPGSLVRDIALVAGGAVLTGAAAQLTIPVPGSPVPMTGQTFAALLVGASLGMSRGAASMLVYLLVGAVGVPWFQHGTAGLSGASAGYIVGFVFAGALVGALAGRGGDRTPVRTAGTMVLGNVVIYAFGVPWLMASTGFDLSTAFAKGVTPFLVGDAIKIVVAAGLLPLTWKLVSGRNQD